The following coding sequences are from one Betaproteobacteria bacterium window:
- a CDS encoding RtcB family protein, which yields MTYQTQEVPRGKPIKLWTEGVPVEEEARKQLMNTASLPFIFRHLAVMPDVHLGKGSTIGSVIPTQGAIIPAAVGVDIGCGMMAARTTLTAADLPDSLHGLRSAIEVAVPHGRTPPRQSRRDKGAWETPPETVDALWSALLPGFRRIAEKYPRLKNTNNHKHLGTLGTGNHFIEVCLDEADRVWFMLHSGSRGVGNAIGSLFIELAQADMRQHIANLPDKDLAYFEEGSEHFADYVEAVGWAQDYARRNRDVMMGHVVAAARRIIAKPFTADVEAVNCHHNYVQRETHFGAEVLVTRKGAVSARKGELGIIPGSMGARSYIVRGLGNEESFCSCSHGAGRAMSRNEARRRFTVDDQIRATAHVECRKDSEVIDEIPMAYKDIDAVMHAQRELVAVVHTLRQVVCVKG from the coding sequence ATGACCTACCAGACTCAGGAAGTGCCCCGGGGCAAGCCGATCAAGCTGTGGACCGAAGGCGTCCCGGTGGAGGAAGAGGCACGCAAGCAATTGATGAACACGGCCAGCCTGCCGTTCATCTTCCGTCACCTGGCGGTGATGCCGGACGTCCATCTGGGCAAGGGATCCACCATCGGCAGCGTGATTCCCACGCAAGGGGCGATCATCCCGGCGGCGGTGGGGGTCGATATCGGTTGCGGCATGATGGCCGCCCGCACCACGCTCACTGCCGCCGACCTGCCGGACAGCCTGCACGGCCTGCGTTCGGCCATCGAGGTCGCGGTGCCCCACGGACGCACGCCGCCGCGCCAGAGCCGCCGCGACAAGGGCGCCTGGGAAACCCCGCCGGAGACCGTGGACGCCCTGTGGTCGGCCCTGCTGCCGGGCTTCCGGCGCATCGCCGAGAAGTACCCGCGCCTCAAGAACACCAATAACCACAAGCATCTGGGAACCCTGGGTACCGGCAACCACTTCATCGAAGTCTGCCTGGACGAGGCCGACCGGGTCTGGTTCATGCTGCACTCGGGCTCCCGCGGGGTGGGCAACGCCATCGGCAGCCTGTTCATCGAACTGGCCCAGGCCGACATGCGCCAGCACATCGCCAATCTGCCGGACAAGGATCTCGCCTACTTCGAGGAAGGATCGGAGCACTTTGCCGATTACGTTGAAGCCGTCGGCTGGGCGCAGGATTACGCCCGCCGCAACCGCGACGTGATGATGGGCCATGTGGTCGCCGCTGCCCGCCGCATCATCGCCAAGCCCTTCACGGCCGACGTGGAGGCGGTGAACTGCCACCACAACTACGTCCAGCGCGAAACCCACTTCGGCGCCGAGGTGCTGGTCACCCGCAAGGGGGCCGTGTCGGCCAGGAAAGGCGAACTCGGCATCATCCCGGGATCCATGGGCGCCCGCAGCTACATCGTGCGCGGCCTGGGCAACGAAGAGTCGTTCTGCTCCTGCAGCCACGGCGCCGGCCGTGCCATGAGCCGCAACGAGGCCCGGCGCCGCTTCACCGTGGACGACCAGATCAGGGCCACCGCCCACGTCGAATGCCGCAAGGACAGCGAAGTCATCGACGAAATCCCCATGGCCTACAAGGACATCGATGCCGTGATGCACGCCCAGCGCGAGCTGGTGGCGGTGGTGCATACCTTGCGGCAGGTGGTGTGCGTGAAAGGGTGA
- a CDS encoding DUF3334 family protein yields MSAPGNSVVFGTEDLLLSLCNSVTKVLTTATQSQIRFSGMVQRITKTCLKPDIGCFVLFDGGFSGLVVINFTAPAAMELYSSYLLNMGMTNEELAASHTSDEVSNVMGELMNQIVGDFTSKVGHELQTHITQNQPKMLVLNKQVILSVDTNLDQPEARRVSFFTGSNNIFYLELAVERTEFIRLGDFEPHEALDPDQLFAQTNGEMAAPAAARPDDGNDDLLKSLGM; encoded by the coding sequence ATGAGCGCACCAGGCAACTCCGTCGTATTCGGGACCGAAGACCTTTTGCTGAGTTTGTGCAATTCAGTGACCAAGGTTCTCACCACCGCCACCCAGAGCCAGATTCGCTTTTCCGGCATGGTCCAGCGCATCACCAAGACCTGCCTGAAGCCGGACATCGGCTGCTTCGTGCTTTTCGACGGCGGCTTTTCCGGCCTGGTGGTGATCAATTTCACGGCGCCGGCGGCCATGGAGCTCTATTCGAGCTACCTGCTCAACATGGGCATGACCAACGAGGAACTGGCCGCCTCCCATACCTCGGACGAGGTGAGCAATGTCATGGGCGAGCTGATGAACCAGATCGTCGGCGATTTCACCAGCAAGGTCGGGCATGAGTTGCAGACGCATATCACCCAGAACCAGCCGAAGATGCTGGTCCTCAACAAGCAGGTGATCCTCAGCGTGGACACCAACCTCGATCAACCCGAGGCGCGGCGGGTCAGCTTCTTCACCGGCAGTAACAACATTTTCTACCTCGAGCTGGCCGTCGAGCGGACCGAATTCATCAGGCTCGGCGATTTCGAACCCCACGAAGCGCTCGATCCTGACCAGCTCTTCGCCCAGACCAACGGCGAAATGGCGGCCCCGGCTGCTGCCCGGCCGGACGACGGCAACGACGACCTGCTCAAGTCCCTGGGCATGTAG
- a CDS encoding zinc-ribbon domain containing protein — translation MEGYRSGKQRRAEIKAARRERRQAENRRHPEPPLFAEGRAVSVDYGRLMANNSYGRSAFAERGYYLDQPFTCCDCGAQCVWTAERQRWWYECAGGSQYAGAKRCCACRQRERQRKEQARQAALAGLLKKQARLAVMAARA, via the coding sequence ATGGAAGGCTACAGGAGTGGAAAGCAGCGCCGGGCCGAGATCAAGGCGGCCCGGCGGGAGCGGCGTCAGGCGGAGAATCGGCGGCATCCCGAGCCCCCCTTGTTCGCCGAGGGAAGGGCCGTGTCGGTGGACTACGGCCGGCTGATGGCGAATAACAGCTATGGCCGCAGCGCTTTTGCCGAGCGGGGCTACTACCTCGATCAGCCCTTCACCTGCTGCGATTGTGGGGCGCAGTGCGTATGGACCGCCGAGCGCCAGCGCTGGTGGTACGAATGCGCCGGCGGTTCCCAGTACGCCGGCGCCAAACGCTGCTGCGCCTGCCGTCAGCGCGAGCGGCAGCGCAAGGAGCAGGCCCGGCAGGCAGCGCTGGCCGGCTTGCTGAAGAAGCAGGCGCGTCTGGCCGTGATGGCCGCCCGCGCCTGA
- a CDS encoding RNA 3'-terminal phosphate cyclase, which translates to MDWIELDGSQGEGGGQILRTALSLSMITGIPFAIERIRAGRGKSGLLRQHLTAVQAAAAVCGARVDGAAPGSLRLRFQPGPVRAGDYRFAIGSAGSCTLVLQTVLPALWFAEGPSTLWVSGGTHNPAAPPADFLIRSWQPLLRTMGVSLDIELLRHGFYPAGGGELMARTGPVKAWQPLRLDARGALRRTSAIGVVAGVPAEVAKREMQRAASMLGPLDEELRVLPHGEGPGNVLMLVLEYPGVTEVFSAFGARGVPAETVADRAAREARRYRESGAAVGEHLADQLLLPLALAGGAASFTTSALSSHSRTNCAVIAKFLPARFGFEEAEGRVRVFLV; encoded by the coding sequence ATGGACTGGATCGAACTGGATGGTTCCCAGGGCGAGGGCGGGGGGCAGATTCTGCGCACCGCCCTCAGCCTGTCGATGATTACCGGCATCCCCTTCGCCATCGAGCGCATCCGCGCCGGGCGCGGGAAGTCCGGCCTCCTGCGGCAGCACCTGACCGCCGTGCAGGCTGCGGCGGCGGTGTGCGGGGCCAGGGTGGACGGCGCGGCGCCGGGATCCCTGCGCCTGCGCTTCCAGCCGGGGCCTGTGCGGGCAGGAGACTATCGCTTCGCCATCGGATCAGCCGGGAGTTGCACCCTGGTGCTGCAAACGGTGTTACCGGCCCTGTGGTTTGCCGAAGGCCCCAGCACCCTGTGGGTGAGCGGCGGGACGCACAATCCGGCCGCTCCCCCGGCCGACTTTCTCATCCGCAGTTGGCAGCCGCTGCTGCGGACCATGGGGGTGTCCCTGGATATCGAATTGCTGCGCCACGGTTTCTACCCGGCGGGTGGCGGCGAACTGATGGCGCGCACTGGCCCGGTGAAAGCCTGGCAGCCCCTGCGACTGGACGCGCGGGGGGCGTTGCGGCGCACGAGCGCCATCGGCGTGGTGGCGGGCGTGCCCGCCGAAGTGGCCAAGCGCGAGATGCAGCGGGCCGCAAGCATGCTGGGCCCCCTCGACGAAGAGCTCCGGGTGCTGCCCCACGGCGAGGGGCCGGGTAACGTCCTGATGCTGGTTCTGGAGTATCCCGGGGTGACGGAGGTCTTTTCTGCCTTCGGCGCCCGTGGCGTACCGGCGGAAACGGTGGCCGACCGTGCCGCCCGGGAGGCCCGGCGCTACCGCGAAAGCGGCGCCGCCGTGGGCGAACATCTGGCGGATCAGTTGTTGCTGCCGCTGGCTCTGGCCGGAGGGGCGGCGAGTTTCACGACTTCCGCCCTCTCGTCCCACTCCAGGACCAATTGCGCGGTGATCGCAAAATTCCTTCCGGCGCGCTTCGGGTTTGAGGAGGCCGAAGGTCGCGTTCGGGTGTTTCTGGTCTGA
- a CDS encoding nucleotidyltransferase domain-containing protein, which translates to MSDSRERNKVLSAHPIDSGVRKRVMQALADIEAEHHVVVLYACESGSRGWGFASPDSDYDVRFLYVHRLPWYLTVEPRRDVIELPISDELDVGGWELRKALRLLRRANPVLLEWLDSPVIYREDPELTSGLRDFAAQWFSPKRGRHHYLSMARRNFRSYLQGENVRLKKYLYVLRPLLAAKWIECGLGQPPMRFADLAEALVTDVALLDEINALLAIKMSVAEAEYSARWPNIHAFIDNELARTPVDADYKKPEGDGTELDAFLLRTVLAVS; encoded by the coding sequence ATGAGTGATTCGCGCGAGAGAAACAAGGTGCTGAGTGCACACCCCATTGACTCCGGGGTGCGCAAGCGCGTCATGCAGGCCCTCGCTGACATCGAGGCAGAGCACCATGTGGTGGTGCTGTACGCCTGTGAATCTGGCAGTCGGGGCTGGGGCTTTGCCTCACCCGATAGCGATTACGACGTGCGTTTTCTCTATGTGCACCGACTGCCCTGGTATCTGACGGTGGAACCGAGGCGGGACGTGATCGAATTGCCGATCAGCGATGAACTGGACGTGGGGGGCTGGGAATTGCGCAAGGCGCTGCGCCTATTGCGCCGTGCCAATCCGGTGTTGCTCGAGTGGCTGGATTCTCCGGTGATATATCGGGAAGACCCTGAGCTGACCTCAGGACTTCGCGACTTCGCGGCCCAATGGTTTTCCCCGAAGCGTGGGCGCCATCACTATCTGTCCATGGCCCGCCGCAATTTTCGCAGCTATCTGCAAGGCGAAAACGTGCGCTTGAAGAAATACCTTTACGTCCTTCGCCCCTTGCTGGCGGCGAAATGGATCGAGTGCGGCCTGGGCCAGCCGCCCATGCGCTTTGCCGATCTGGCCGAGGCCCTGGTGACGGATGTGGCGTTGCTGGACGAGATCAACGCGCTCTTGGCGATCAAGATGAGCGTCGCTGAGGCTGAATACAGCGCGCGTTGGCCAAATATCCACGCCTTCATCGACAATGAACTGGCACGAACGCCGGTGGATGCGGACTACAAGAAACCGGAAGGTGATGGGACGGAACTCGACGCCTTTCTGCTGCGCACGGTACTGGCGGTGTCCTGA